In Mesorhizobium sp. M9A.F.Ca.ET.002.03.1.2, the DNA window GCTCTTGGCAATGGCGATGCAGTTTTTCGCCGTGGGGACGGCGAACGCAGCGGGACCTGCCTTCATGCATACCGGCAGCCGCACCACCCAGCCGGTCGGTCATTACGAACTCTGCCAGCAGATCCCGCGGGAATGCAATGAACGGACGCCGAAGCAGGCGCCGGTCGAGCTGACCCGCAAGTTGTGGGCAAGGATCGTGAGCATCAACAATTCGGTCAACAGCGAGATTGCGCCGCGCACCGATATGGAACTGTGGGGCAAGGAAGAAGTCTGGTCTTATCCCAGCAGCGGGTTCGGCGACTGCGAGGACTATGCGCTGGCGAAGCGCCGCGCGTTGATGAGCATCGGCGTTCCGGCCGGCGACCTGCTGATGACGGTTGCGCGCCAGCCGAACGGAGACGGCCATGCGGTGCTGACCGTGCGCACCAGCCTCGGCGAGTTCATCCTCGACAATCTGGAAACCAGGGTGCTGTCCTGGACCGACACCGACTACACCTACCTGAAGCGCCAATCGAGCCGGAATTCGGGCGCTTGGGTGACGATCAACGACGGCCGTTCCGACGCGGTCGCCAGCGTCCGCTAAGGACACGACGCAAAAACCCGGTCGAGTCCCCACCCTCCCCGTCCCAACGACCGGGTTTAGGAGCCGGCCCCGTCCCCGGGCCGGCTCCACCGTTTCAAGTGACACCGGGGTTCCCGGTGGTGACAATCCGACTGGCACACGAGCAGATAAGGCATCCTTCCCTGGCGCATGCTATGGCTCAGTGCTGAGACGGAGGCGACGATGACGTGGTTTCTGCGCAACTGGATGTATGCCGGATTCATCGCAGGGCTGTTTTTGCTCGCGATCACACCGATCCTCGCCGACGCGCTAGTCCTTCCCGTGCTCTTCGTCTATTTGCAGCTCCCGGCCTACATGCTCCACCAGTTGGAGGAGCACCACGACGATCGCTTTCGCCGGTTCATAAACGACGGAGTGGCCGGCGTACGGGAGGCGCTGTCGACGCCAGCGGTTGTGGTCATCAATGTCGGCGTGTGGGTGGTGAACCTGATCGCGCTCTATCTTGCCCGCTTTGTCGATCTCGGCTGGGGGCTCATCGCCATCTATCTCACGTTGATCAACGCTCTGGTCCACATACTCGCGGCGATGGTCCAGCGCCGTTACAATCCGGGGCTGGTTACGGCCGTCGTACTGTTCCTGCCGGTTGGGCTTTATGCCCTGATGGTCATATCGCGCATGCCGGATGTCACGACGGCGATGCATGTCGTGGCTCTTGTGTTTGCGATCCTCGCCCACGCCGCGATTGGCGTGCATGTGAAACGGCGCGCGGCCACGCTGTCTGCGGGAGCGGCGCGAACACGCGCGGATCAGTCGTCCACGTAGAAGGCTGGTGAAGCGCTTCGTCTGCCCCATTTGGCAGACAGCAGCCAGTTGATCGAGTTTGCCCCCCGCGTCGCCCATCCACCAACCTTACGCCGATTTAATGTGCAAGCGAGCGGGAGAATTGCCATAAAGCCATGATATCGACGAGGCACCCTAAGTGTTGGATCGTGCCGTCGCGTCTACTTTACCTAGGGAACGGTAGACGGAGGTTCTTTTGCCAACCGGAGTGCCGATGGCCGCCTGGAAACAGATCGTTTTTGCACTTGCGATCCTCATCGCGGCCGCGGCCGCCTGGGTTCGCTTCTTTCCAGGCGCGCCGGATGTGCTGGCGCGCTGGGGGATCGACTGGGTTTATGCCGCGACGCCTCCGACGGGCGCCGTCGACAAGGCCGGGCAAGCAGGCGGCCGCAACGGCGCCGGCCAGCAGGTGACGGTCGTCGCATTGCCGGCGGCCTCGGCCACCATCAACGATCGCCTGCAGGCGATCGGCACCGGTCGCGCCAACGCCTCGGTGACGGTCAATCCCTACAGTACCGGCCGTCTCATCGAGTTCCTGGTCGAGTCCGGCGCCCATGTCGAAAAAGGACAGGTGATCGCAACCCTCGATTCCGACGCGGAGGAGATCGCACAGGACCGCGCCAAGGTTGCCTTGCAGGACGCGCAAGCCAAGCTCGACCGGGTCAAATCGCTGCGGGCTTCCAACGCCGCGACAGCAGTCGCGGTTGCCGATGCCGAAGTGGTGCTGGCCAATGCCAGGCTGGCGCTTCGCGACGCGGAACTGACCTTGCAGCGACGCTCGATCGTCGCGCCGATCGCCGGCGTCGTCGGTATCCTGCCGATCGCCGCCGGCAACTATGTGACCAGCCAGTCGGCGGTCGCCACGCTCGACGACCGCTCCAGCATACTGGTCGAATTCTGGGTGCCGGAACGCTTCGCCGCCGCCGTCAAGGTCGGCGCGCAACTGTCGGCAACGCCGATCGCCAATCCCAACAAAGCCTATACCGGCACGGTTTCCGCCATCGACAACCACATCGACGAAGCCAGCCGTACCCTTCTGGTCAAGGCAAAGATCGCCAATCCGGCCGATTCGCTGCGTGCCGGCATGTCCTTCCAGATCACCATGAAGTTCCCCGGCGACAGCTATCCGGCGGTCAGCCCGCTGGCGATCCAGTGGGGTTCGGACGGTGCCTATGTCTGGGCCATCGTGGACGGCAAGGCCAAGCGGGTGGCCGTGCGCATCATCCAGCGCAACACCGAGACCGTGCTGATCGACGCCCCGATCGTCAGCGGCGACATGGTAGTGACCGAAGGCACCCAGAGCGTCAGTGAAGGCGGCGAGGTCCGCATCGCCGGCGAAGAACAGCGCGCCGCGGACGCCGACGGCTGATGACCACAACCAACAACGCCGCCAGCGACACAGGCCTCACCGCGCTGTTCATCCGCAGGCCGGTGATGGCTTTCGTCCTGAACACATTGATCGCGGTTGCCGGCCTTGCCGCCTTTTACGGTGTCGAGGTTCGCGAACTGCCTGATGTCGACCGCGCCGTCATCACCGTTTCCACGACCTTCGACGGCGCCGCGGCCGAAACCGTCGATCGCGAGTTGACCGACACGATCGAGGGAGCGGTCGCCCGCGTCTCCGGCGTCAAGTCGATCTCGTCCACTTCGTCCTTCGGCTCGAACCGCGTCACCATCGAGTTCAACGATGGTGTCGACCTCGACGTCGCCGCCTCCGATGTGCGCGATGCCGTCGGCCGCGTCGCCGACCAGATGCCGGACGCGGCGGATGCGCCACGAATCGTCAAGGCCGATGCCAATTCCGAGCCGGTGATGCG includes these proteins:
- a CDS encoding transglutaminase-like cysteine peptidase, whose amino-acid sequence is MTKTRGKLLLLAMAMQFFAVGTANAAGPAFMHTGSRTTQPVGHYELCQQIPRECNERTPKQAPVELTRKLWARIVSINNSVNSEIAPRTDMELWGKEEVWSYPSSGFGDCEDYALAKRRALMSIGVPAGDLLMTVARQPNGDGHAVLTVRTSLGEFILDNLETRVLSWTDTDYTYLKRQSSRNSGAWVTINDGRSDAVASVR
- a CDS encoding HXXEE domain-containing protein translates to MTWFLRNWMYAGFIAGLFLLAITPILADALVLPVLFVYLQLPAYMLHQLEEHHDDRFRRFINDGVAGVREALSTPAVVVINVGVWVVNLIALYLARFVDLGWGLIAIYLTLINALVHILAAMVQRRYNPGLVTAVVLFLPVGLYALMVISRMPDVTTAMHVVALVFAILAHAAIGVHVKRRAATLSAGAARTRADQSST
- a CDS encoding efflux RND transporter periplasmic adaptor subunit; the encoded protein is MAAWKQIVFALAILIAAAAAWVRFFPGAPDVLARWGIDWVYAATPPTGAVDKAGQAGGRNGAGQQVTVVALPAASATINDRLQAIGTGRANASVTVNPYSTGRLIEFLVESGAHVEKGQVIATLDSDAEEIAQDRAKVALQDAQAKLDRVKSLRASNAATAVAVADAEVVLANARLALRDAELTLQRRSIVAPIAGVVGILPIAAGNYVTSQSAVATLDDRSSILVEFWVPERFAAAVKVGAQLSATPIANPNKAYTGTVSAIDNHIDEASRTLLVKAKIANPADSLRAGMSFQITMKFPGDSYPAVSPLAIQWGSDGAYVWAIVDGKAKRVAVRIIQRNTETVLIDAPIVSGDMVVTEGTQSVSEGGEVRIAGEEQRAADADG